TGTTGCTAATGGTGCTTTACCTTTTAATGCGTCTTTAAGCGAAGAAGAAAGAGCTAATTTACGCTTTTTAAAGGCGACCGAAGGGACACCAGTCACCGAGTTCAAAGACGCTAAAGAGGTCGCTGATTGGCTCAACGATCCAGATGAGGACTAATGACTTAGTCAGCCTATACGTTAGTTTTGTAGAAACTAACGGTGGCAAGTCTCGGCCAATTTTAATTCGTCGGGTATCAGAACAGACGGTCGAGGCTTTTAAAATTACTAGTCAGTATGAAAAGAAGTCGGCTTATATCAAGCAACAATATTATCCGATTCAAGATTGGCAATCCGCTGGGTTGAAGAAACCTTCCTGGGTCGATCTTGGTAATATTTATCGCTTTCCCAAAGCCGGTTTAAACTTTAAAGAAATCGGTCATTTAAGTAAGCTAGATCAAAATAAAATTTCAGATTTTATGCTTGACCTAAAATCAAAAAGAAGAGGTAAGGGTCAAAAGATAATTCAACAGCGATCAAGTAAAAGGAAGCACAAAGAAAGTAAAGCAGAGCTTACACAAAGAATTCAAAAACAGTTAAAAGACTTTGCTAAACACAATCCAGAAATTAAGCCAAAAAACAATCCTGAAAATAAAAACGATCGGCCTAGTTATTAGGTTGATCGTTTTTTAATTTATCCGGTTTATGGGCGTTAACATAGTCAGCAAATGTTTTTAAAAGTTCTTCGGTTTGTTCGACCGATAGGTTATCAGCTTGAAAGTATTTTTCGAGCAAAGCCCCTTTTTGAATTAATCGGCGAGAACGGGCTTTGCGGGCTTGCCGATTTTCATAGTATTTAGATTGTCGTAATTTAAAATCTTCCCGCTCAATTTTTTGTTTTAAACGCGCTTGCTGCTCGACTAGTTTTTCATATTGATTAGACATGGAATTTCCCCATCTCGTATGGCTAATGATCTACGGACTTTACCTTTAAAAATTCAGAAAATTGCTTGGCTAAAAGCTTAATCTGATCGTTAGACAAATTAGCATAATCTAAATTGGCTTGACTGATGATTTGTTTACCTAGCCGTTGTTCAATCTTATTTTTTTCGTCCTTAATTTTTTGATTAAGGGATTTTAATTTAGCTTCTTGTTTTTCTAAGTTACTTTGAGACATAACGATCCATCCAATCATATTAGAAATAATCACCGAAACTATATCATATAGGAAACGTTAAGTCAAAGTATAAAATTTGAAATAGCGAAGCGGAAGGCATACACTAAATTAAAGTTAAGAGAATCAGAAGACCGAGTGAAACGAGGTCAATGTGCACTTACACCCTTGACACTTGTCAAGGGTAGATTTAATCCCCATTTTGATGGGAATTATTTGTATTAGAAGGCTAACGCCAACTATCAAAAACCTAGAGTTAAATCTTAAGATTAATCAATCACATTACGAAGGATCCAATGACTATAAGCAAGACGAGCACCGGGAGTTATCACCCAGGGGTGATTAATTTCGAAAATTTGAATTTCAGTTGCTAAGTAAAGTGGGGTCTTGCCATGATTAAAAGCAAAAACGGGTTGTGGAAAATCAGGCTTACTAGCAACTTGATGAACACTTTGACGAGAGTTCATCTGCCAACGAATTTTTAAATCTTCACGCGACAATATTTTTGGCAGGTGTGTTTTTTCAATTTGAGCTTGTTGTTGCAACTTTTGTGTAAAGGCTTGTTTAGTCTTGTTTTGATGCCAATCATCAAAAAGATCATACTTGTTTGTTTCAAAATCTAAATCCATAAAACCAGCCTCCTAACCAAAATCAATTTGATCTAGCATCGTTTCGGTACTAGCCTGGTCTAAGCCTAAATAAGCTAAAGTCATCGCCTCACTGGAATGATTGAGCAGATTCATGACTAAGCCAATATTATAATTTGATTGCGTGTAGACGCGATAAGCACCGGTTTTGCGCATCGTATGGGTCCCTAGATAATTAATTCCTAACAGATCGCCAACCTTGCTCATGATTTTGTAGAACTGTTTTTCCGTAATATGGCGTTCTGGGTGTTGAATGGAAGGAAAGAGCCATTCAGAATCCAGCTGATGATCAAGTAGCCATTGACGGTACAATAAGAGCTCTGTTTGAACAGGTTTAAGGTACAAGGTATTAGGTTTACCAGTTTTTCGGTCGTGAATAAACGCATTTTGTTTAATAGAACCGTCCGGATTGAAAATATCGGTTTGTTTTAAGCGCATGACATCACTGACTCGCAACAGTGTCGCTTTGCCAACTTGAAAAACTGTATAGTTACGCCGGCCAGCTTTAAAGTTGTTGAGTAAGGTATCTTGAACCTCTTTGAGAACATTTGAATCTTTGATGGGTAAGACAACTTGTTGCATAGTTTGAGCTCCTTTAAAATTTTTGATTTTTAGTACAAATTAAAGTACAATATTAAGTACAAAGAAAGGGTGGTAAATATGACATTAGCATTAACACAGAGCGATTTTCGCGCTAACTTAAAAAAATATTTAGATCAAGTTAATGACGAAGACGAAACCGTTTATATTGCTCGTTCAAATAGTCGCGCAGTAGCCATCGTTTCACAAGAAAAAATGGACTGGCTAGAAAGAGCATTAAAAGCTAAAGAAGGTTCGTTAGAATATGCAATTGCACATGATCAGTTAATTAAACGCCATGTTTTACCTGACGATGAAATTGTTGAATCAGATGATGGTTATTGGGGTCAGTTTAAATAATGAAAAAACTAAGATTTAAACCACGTGCAACCTTTAATGCTGATCTAAAACGGTTAGCCAGTTTAGACAAATCTATTATTGATGAAGTTCGAGCAGCCATTGACCTGTTGCTTGAGCAGCAACAATTACCACCAGAATTTGAAGATCATGAGCTTAATCGGCGAATGAGCGGGTATAATGAATTTCACTTGCGAGATACCCCGAAAAACAAAACACCAAGCGAAACTAAAGATGTCCTGGTGGTTTATACGATTGATAAAGATGAACTAGTCTTAATTGGAATTCGAGTCGGATCGCATGATCGTTTATTTCCTGGTCAAAATCGTTCCAAAAGGTATCGAAAAAATGACGAATAGGAGAAGTCATTTATACCATATAAAAACAAATAACCCCCAACATCTACATTATAGATATTGGGGGTTATTTTAACAATGATTTTGAGGGGCGATTTGATAGTTATAGGCCCTAACAGGGAAACAAGATTTATTTAAGAACTTTTCTCAAACGTATCATGTCCCTTAAAACAAGACCATTTTCAGTAATTTCTTTATCATAGTGAATTGTAAAGAAATTTTGATCAACACCAACAACGCGGAAATCACATTTTTGATAAAGATAAAGTTGTCCGAAGCTAGTTGTACCAGTTCCAATTTCAAGACACTTGTAATTATTGTTTCGCGCATATTTTTCGGCAAAAGTAAGAAGTTGATGCCCAATTCCTTTGTTTCTTTGTGTTGAAATTACGGCAATGTTCACAACTTCTAGTGTTTCGGGGTGTGTAGGTAAAAGAATCAACACTCCTAATAATTCATTGTTATAGGTTGCCTCAAAACAAAAAGAACGGTTCAAATACTTACTTATTAATTTTTCATTAGGATCTGCTTCAAGTAACATTTTATAATGCTGTTCTGTTAGTTTATTTAGTGTTTCAATATTTAGATTCATCTTTTCTCCTAATGGGAATTTATTGATATTATAGGCCCTAAAATGCAACACATAGTTTTTTATACTAGCTTTTCAATGCCCCTTGTGTTTTTGTATTTTCTTGGCCTGGTGCAATTTATATCTTTTTTCTTGATCCAAGATCTTCTTAGTACGTCTATTATGTTGTTGAGTTACTTTTTGACATTCCAACTGTTTTTGGAGTGTTTGTTGTGCTTTAGTACCGACACCATACTGAATACTCTTTCTAGCTAACCTTTGAAGACGCTTAGGATTGATCTTTCGTTCAGAAACAGACGAAGCACAAACAGTTTGTTTGAAAAAGATAATTCTATTCCAATGATGAATCACCAGATCGTAAATCAAAGTTAATTTAGGTTCTGAAGGGCCTAAGTTAATTTGGCTAACTTCATAAGTGGAATTAAAGCGTCTTTCGAAGATAGCTTTGTAAAACGGTGGTTCATAGATAATTGTTAATGATCCCTTGATAGTAGACATCAAACATCCTCCTTAAAATTAATTAAGAAAGATGGACAACCAAGGAGGCAGGTTACTGATAGCTTCGCTATGTTCGGACTACCAACCGAACTGTGTTTTTACTTTCTGTTTCTAGTTTAACTCAAATATCCCATTCAGAATAGTTTGCTTAAAACTCTGAATGGGATATGTAGATTTATAAACCCTAAAAGTGCTTGCAGGATTGTCACTTGGTAGTTCTCTATTCAGTTATTAACTGTTGGACGGTGTCGGATATATGGATTTGGGTCTTATACTTCTTAAGGTCATGATTGTTAGTCTCTGTATTTCCCTTATGATTTAACAAGGCATCTAGCGCTGCTAAGTTGCTAACATAAGTCTGATTAATGTAGGTGCGAGGAACGATACGCGCAACTTTAACATAACTGCCCTTATGATAAGCCATCACATAAGAATCTTTGACTCCAGGATTAAGCCCCGTCGTTAAGGTTAATTTGGTCCATTCATTACCCATCGTATTATCGGTGAACCA
The Levilactobacillus namurensis genome window above contains:
- a CDS encoding GNAT family N-acetyltransferase, whose product is MNLNIETLNKLTEQHYKMLLEADPNEKLISKYLNRSFCFEATYNNELLGVLILLPTHPETLEVVNIAVISTQRNKGIGHQLLTFAEKYARNNNYKCLEIGTGTTSFGQLYLYQKCDFRVVGVDQNFFTIHYDKEITENGLVLRDMIRLRKVLK
- a CDS encoding type II toxin-antitoxin system YafQ family toxin — encoded protein: MKKLRFKPRATFNADLKRLASLDKSIIDEVRAAIDLLLEQQQLPPEFEDHELNRRMSGYNEFHLRDTPKNKTPSETKDVLVVYTIDKDELVLIGIRVGSHDRLFPGQNRSKRYRKNDE
- a CDS encoding site-specific integrase, with product MQQVVLPIKDSNVLKEVQDTLLNNFKAGRRNYTVFQVGKATLLRVSDVMRLKQTDIFNPDGSIKQNAFIHDRKTGKPNTLYLKPVQTELLLYRQWLLDHQLDSEWLFPSIQHPERHITEKQFYKIMSKVGDLLGINYLGTHTMRKTGAYRVYTQSNYNIGLVMNLLNHSSEAMTLAYLGLDQASTETMLDQIDFG
- a CDS encoding type II toxin-antitoxin system prevent-host-death family antitoxin encodes the protein MTLALTQSDFRANLKKYLDQVNDEDETVYIARSNSRAVAIVSQEKMDWLERALKAKEGSLEYAIAHDQLIKRHVLPDDEIVESDDGYWGQFK
- a CDS encoding YjdF family protein, whose translation is MSTIKGSLTIIYEPPFYKAIFERRFNSTYEVSQINLGPSEPKLTLIYDLVIHHWNRIIFFKQTVCASSVSERKINPKRLQRLARKSIQYGVGTKAQQTLQKQLECQKVTQQHNRRTKKILDQEKRYKLHQAKKIQKHKGH